A genomic segment from Cytophagia bacterium CHB2 encodes:
- a CDS encoding four helix bundle protein has protein sequence MAQYEHLPIYKKAYDLLLYFEKIVHSFSRYHKYTHGTELRRQMREVLRLIRLANDAEEKAPVLLKNRELLEDLKLTIRVCKDVKAFQNFNSFQYSINEVVSLCKQNEGWLKHTLEQSSRPESSSRTGGKQERAH, from the coding sequence ATGGCGCAGTACGAACACCTGCCCATCTACAAAAAAGCCTACGATCTGCTGCTTTATTTTGAAAAGATCGTACACAGCTTTAGCCGGTATCACAAATACACCCACGGCACGGAACTGCGCCGGCAAATGCGCGAGGTGTTGCGCCTCATTCGCCTTGCCAACGACGCCGAGGAGAAAGCGCCGGTGCTTTTGAAAAACCGTGAATTGTTGGAAGATTTAAAACTCACGATTCGCGTGTGCAAAGACGTGAAAGCGTTTCAGAATTTCAATTCGTTTCAATACAGCATCAACGAGGTGGTGAGCCTTTGCAAGCAGAACGAAGGCTGGCTGAAACACACGCTGGAACAAAGCAGCCGGCCAGAATCCTCTTCCCGCACCGGCGGAAAGCAGGAGCGCGCCCATTGA